One genomic segment of Hevea brasiliensis isolate MT/VB/25A 57/8 chromosome 3, ASM3005281v1, whole genome shotgun sequence includes these proteins:
- the LOC110640367 gene encoding 8-hydroxygeraniol oxidoreductase: MSRSSNTSQVITCKAAVIWGVGEELKVEEIQVDPPNSSEVRVKMLYASICHTDISRAHGFPFPLFPRVLGHEGVGVVESIGDKVNGLKEGDVVIPTFIAQCQECENCTSQDTNLCPKFPIIRNGLMPDNTSRMSIRGHNLYHVFTCSTWSEYMVIDSKYTAKINPTIPLPYASFLSCGFSTGFGAAWKEAKVKEGSTVAVLGLGAVGLGAIEGARMQGAATIIGVDKNSKRREKGQAFGMTHFINPDEFDEPISQLVKDLTGGIGVDYCFECSGAAPLVNEALQSTKMGRGKAMVIGSGHETVTIDFLPLLTGRTLKGSIFGGLTIKSDLPYLLDNCKNKEFHLDELLTHEVSLQDIGKAFDMLKQPDCVKVVVKIH; the protein is encoded by the exons ATGTCAAGGAGCAGCAACACCTCACAGGTCATAACATGCAAAG CTGCAGTAATATGGGGAGTTGGGGAGGAATTGAAGGTGGAAGAGATACAAGTAGACCCACCAAATTCTTCTGAAGTTCGAGTCAAGATGCTATATGCTAGTATTTGTCACACAGACATCTCTCGTGCCCATGGATTTCCATTT CCACTTTTCCCTAGAGTTCTAGGACATGAAGGCGTTGG AGTGGTGGAGAGCATAGGAGACAAAGTAAATGGCCTAAAAGAAGGAGATGTTGTGATCCCAACCTTCATTGCACAGTGCCAAGAATGCGAGAATTGCACATCACAAGACACTAATCTGTGCCCAAAATTCCCCATAATACGTAACGGTCTAATGCCAGACAACACCTCAAGAATGTCCATTAGAGGCCATAACTTGTACCACGTGTTTACTTGCTCCACATGGTCTGAATACATGGTTATTGATTCCAAGTACACTGCAAAGATTAATCCAACTATACCTCTGCCTTATGCAAGTTTTTTATCATGTGGGTTTTCAACTGGGTTTGGAGCAGCTTGGAAGGAGGCAAAGGTTAAAGAAGGTTCAACTGTGGCTGTATTAGGCCTTGGTGCAGTTGGGTTAGGG GCTATTGAAGGAGCTCGAATGCAAGGGGCAGCTACCATAATAGGTGTAGATAAGAATAGTAAAAGAAGAGAGAAGGGACAAGCTTTTGGAATGACACATTTCATAAACCCAGATGAATTTGACGAACCCATTTCACAACTGGTGAAAGACTTGACTGGTGGAATAGGAGTGGATTATTGCTTCGAGTGCAGTGGCGCTGCACCCTTAGTCAATGAAGCTCTTCAATCCACAAAAATG GGAAGAGGAAAAGCAATGGTGATAGGTTCTGGACATGAAACTGTGACAATCGACTTCTTGCCCTTACTGACAGGCAGAACTCTCAAGGGGTCCATTTTTGGAGGGCTCACAATAAAATCAGACCTTCCATATTTGCTCGACAACTGCAAAAACAAG GAATTTCATCTTGATGAGCTTTTGACTCATGAAGTTTCACTGCAAGATATAGGCAAGGCATTTGATATGTTGAAGCAACCAGATTGTGTAAAGGTTGTTGTCAAGATTCATTAG
- the LOC110640368 gene encoding uncharacterized protein LOC110640368 isoform X1: MATSFAPVSISGGSQLKADELWSSKSNSFAKKSKLAVQRKSNQVGNRKLSVRAEYKYVVLVSFLYNGHPNKLYEKSIENHGNLDTSDGSRGGGSDFVAGFLLGGAIFGTLAYIFAPQIRRSLLNEDEYGFRRAKRPIYYDEGLEKTRQTLNAKISQLNSAIDNVSSRLRGGNNSPTVPVETDPEVEATM, encoded by the exons ATGGCGACTAGTTTTGCTCCTGTGTCAATCTCAG GTGGTTCTCAATTGAAGGCGGATGAACTTTGGTCCTCAAAGTCCAACTCATTTGCAAAAAAATCAAAACTGGCAGTTCAAAGGAAGTCAAACCAGGTGGGAAATCGCAAGTTGTCTGTTCGTGCAGAATACAAGTATGTTGTTCTGGTCTCTTTTCTCTATAATGGACATCCGAATAAATTATATGAGAAAAGCATTGAAAACCATGGAAACTTAGATACAAG TGATGGTAGTAGGGGTGGTGGCAGTGATTTTGTTGCTGGTTTTCTTTTAGGAGGCGCCATATTTGGAACTTTAGCTTATATTTTTGCTCCTCAG ATTAGAAGATCCCTGCTAAATGAAGATGAATATGGGTTTCGGAGGGCCAAGCGACCAATATACTATGATGAAGGTTTAGAG AAGACTAGGCAGACCTTGAATGCAAAAATAAGCCAACTGAATTCTGCTATTGACAATGTATCTTCACGCTTGAGAGGTGGCAATAATTCACCTACGGTGCCTGTTGAAACTGATCCCGAGGTAGAAGCTACCATGTGA
- the LOC110640368 gene encoding uncharacterized protein LOC110640368 isoform X2 yields MATSFAPVSISGGSQLKADELWSSKSNSFAKKSKLAVQRKSNQVGNRKLSVRAEYNDGSRGGGSDFVAGFLLGGAIFGTLAYIFAPQIRRSLLNEDEYGFRRAKRPIYYDEGLEKTRQTLNAKISQLNSAIDNVSSRLRGGNNSPTVPVETDPEVEATM; encoded by the exons ATGGCGACTAGTTTTGCTCCTGTGTCAATCTCAG GTGGTTCTCAATTGAAGGCGGATGAACTTTGGTCCTCAAAGTCCAACTCATTTGCAAAAAAATCAAAACTGGCAGTTCAAAGGAAGTCAAACCAGGTGGGAAATCGCAAGTTGTCTGTTCGTGCAGAATACAA TGATGGTAGTAGGGGTGGTGGCAGTGATTTTGTTGCTGGTTTTCTTTTAGGAGGCGCCATATTTGGAACTTTAGCTTATATTTTTGCTCCTCAG ATTAGAAGATCCCTGCTAAATGAAGATGAATATGGGTTTCGGAGGGCCAAGCGACCAATATACTATGATGAAGGTTTAGAG AAGACTAGGCAGACCTTGAATGCAAAAATAAGCCAACTGAATTCTGCTATTGACAATGTATCTTCACGCTTGAGAGGTGGCAATAATTCACCTACGGTGCCTGTTGAAACTGATCCCGAGGTAGAAGCTACCATGTGA